In Acidobacteriota bacterium, the following proteins share a genomic window:
- a CDS encoding S-methyl-5'-thioadenosine phosphorylase has translation PPPPPPPPPPPPPPPPATVHRGGVYVCIEGPQFSTLAESRLYRSWNMDVIGMTNLQEAKLAREAEMCFATLALVTDYDCWHPEHDEVTVEMVLETLQANAVTAQKTIAELVSQLPDDRECECTTALATAIITRPEAIPPETRAELAPLIGRYVS, from the coding sequence CCCGCCCCCCCCCCCCCCCCCCCCCCCCCCCCCCCCCCCCCCCCCCCCCGCCACCGTGCATCGCGGAGGCGTCTACGTCTGCATCGAGGGCCCGCAGTTTTCCACCCTCGCCGAGTCGCGCCTGTACCGGTCGTGGAACATGGACGTGATCGGCATGACCAACCTGCAGGAGGCGAAGCTTGCGCGGGAGGCGGAGATGTGCTTCGCGACGCTGGCGCTGGTCACCGACTACGACTGCTGGCACCCCGAGCACGACGAGGTGACCGTCGAGATGGTCCTCGAGACGCTGCAGGCGAACGCCGTGACTGCGCAGAAGACGATCGCCGAACTGGTGTCGCAACTGCCCGATGATCGCGAATGCGAGTGCACGACGGCGCTGGCGACCGCGATCATCACCCGGCCCGAGGCGATTCCCCCCGAGACCCGCGCCGAGCTGGCGCCGCTCATCGGCAGGTACGTGTCATGA
- a CDS encoding sugar kinase, translating into MSQAVLTVGSVAFDSIRTPFGAVSRVVGGAATFFSIAASFFSDVRLVAVVGEDFDERHMQVFGGRRIDLEGLQRVPGDTFRWKGEYKLDLNTRETIYTHLNVFEDFSPRVPEGFRSTPVVFLANIHPALQLEVLDQIEAPRFVALDTMNYWIDGTPDELRQVLRRVDAVVINDEEARQLSGKANLVKAAREIRAMGPRRVIVKRGEHGVLLTRGDDFFAAPGLPLEEVCDPTGAGDTFAGGFIGYLAAAGDLSDDAVTRAAICGNALASLSVEDFGLGRLLTLTDEDIRARFESFRRLTHFDALTF; encoded by the coding sequence ATGAGCCAGGCGGTGCTGACGGTGGGTTCGGTCGCCTTCGACTCGATCCGGACGCCCTTCGGCGCGGTATCCCGCGTGGTCGGCGGCGCAGCGACCTTCTTCAGTATCGCCGCGTCGTTCTTCAGCGACGTGCGTCTGGTGGCGGTGGTGGGGGAGGACTTCGACGAGCGCCACATGCAGGTTTTCGGCGGCCGGCGTATCGACCTCGAAGGCCTGCAGCGCGTGCCGGGCGACACTTTCCGCTGGAAGGGGGAGTACAAGCTCGACCTGAACACGCGCGAGACGATCTACACGCACCTGAACGTGTTCGAGGACTTCTCGCCGCGCGTGCCGGAGGGCTTCCGTTCCACGCCGGTCGTGTTTCTCGCCAACATCCACCCGGCGCTGCAGCTGGAGGTCCTCGACCAGATCGAGGCGCCGCGGTTCGTCGCTCTCGATACGATGAACTACTGGATCGACGGGACCCCGGACGAGCTGCGCCAGGTGCTGCGGCGCGTGGACGCGGTGGTGATCAACGACGAGGAGGCGCGGCAACTGAGCGGGAAGGCGAACCTGGTGAAGGCGGCGCGCGAGATCCGCGCCATGGGTCCCCGGCGCGTGATCGTCAAGCGCGGCGAGCATGGCGTGCTGTTGACGCGGGGGGACGACTTCTTCGCCGCGCCGGGGTTGCCGCTCGAGGAGGTCTGCGATCCGACCGGGGCCGGAGACACCTTCGCGGGCGGTTTCATCGGCTACCTCGCCGCGGCGGGCGACCTTTCCGACGACGCGGTCACGCGGGCGGCCATCTGCGGCAATGCGCTGGCTTCGCTGTCGGTGGAGGACTTCGGTCTCGGCCGGCTGCTCACCCTGACCGACGAGGACATCCGGGCCCGCTTCGAGTCCTTTCGGCGCCTGACCCACTTCGATGCGCTCACGTTCTAG
- a CDS encoding DUF2085 domain-containing protein, with protein MRSRSRLLLRGLFGGVVLWCAALAATPYALRHDATGGALVAGSAVYLVASAVCHQRADRSFHPWGVQLPVCGRCAGLYAGALLGVCAAGFSRRRNSQRDRRVAQGVCAVRSFRGRTAGLVLAAAALPTAATVLLEAGGLVDPGNLGRAASAVPLGAAACAFVAGVIRGKVH; from the coding sequence ATGCGCTCACGTTCTAGGCTGCTGCTCCGGGGGTTGTTCGGGGGCGTCGTGCTCTGGTGCGCGGCGCTGGCGGCGACGCCGTACGCGCTGCGGCATGACGCGACGGGGGGTGCGCTGGTCGCGGGCAGCGCCGTCTACCTCGTCGCGAGCGCCGTCTGCCATCAGCGCGCGGATCGGTCCTTCCATCCCTGGGGGGTGCAGCTCCCGGTGTGCGGGCGTTGTGCCGGACTCTACGCCGGGGCGCTGCTCGGCGTCTGCGCCGCAGGATTCTCGCGCCGGCGAAACTCCCAACGCGACCGGAGGGTCGCGCAAGGCGTCTGCGCGGTCCGGTCCTTCCGCGGCCGGACTGCGGGGCTCGTGCTGGCCGCGGCGGCGCTGCCGACCGCGGCGACCGTGCTGCTCGAGGCGGGGGGGCTGGTCGATCCCGGCAATCTCGGGCGCGCGGCGTCCGCGGTTCCGCTCGGCGCGGCCGCCTGCGCGTTCGTGGCCGGTGTGATTCGCGGAAAGGTACACTAG